CGCGGTGTTCGTCTGCGGCAGCGGCAAGTCTGGGATTGTCGATGTCCGTTGCGGGGCGGGTGTTTTCAGCCCAGGGGAGGGTGAGTCCGTCGAGGAGTCGGCGGGCGCTGCCGGGCTGTCCGTTGTCGATCAGCAGGAGGCGGCCGTGTGCGGGGACCAGGGCGGTGGCCACCGCCGCAAGGGCGTCGGGGTCGGCGGCCGCGGCGTCCTCAACGACGATGACCGGTCCGCGCCGAGTTGGTTCGTGGATGGTGATCTGCTCGGCGAGGTGGTTGAGGCTGAGCCGGTCGGGCTGTGGGGTCGCGGTGACGCGGACGTGGTGGCGGTTGGCGGCGGTGGCCGCTGTGTGGATCGCTTCGGCGAGGTCGGGTGTGTAGCGCTCGGCCGCCACGGTGGCCACGACGTAGGGCACCGACAGCGCGACCGCGGCGGGGTCGGTGTGTGGCCGCGCCATGGCGAGCGGGTCGGCGTTGCGCCAGGCGGCGGCCAGGACCTCGACGAGCGCACGCTCAGTGGCATGCATGCTTGCGTGCACGCCTTCGTCCTGGGTGGTGGCGTGGTCGACGACGTGCCGATCGGGGAGGGCTGCGGTGCGGGACAATGCGTCGGCCAGCCGCCACCACAGCGCCGCGGCGGGCATCTCATCGGGCAGCGGTCCTTGGCGTGCCGCGACGGTGAGAGCATCGCGAATGTCGTTGGTACGGGCCGCTCTTGTGAGGTGGGCGGCCAGGGTGGGCCAGTAGGCGTCGGTGCGGATGCGGGGGTCGATATTGTCGAGGAGGTCGTTCAAGCGGGCGGGGTCGGCGCCATCGCGCTCGATGGCGTCGGTGCCGTGGCGTTGCAGGAGGTCTTGGATTGCGCGGGTGGCCACCGGGTATTGGGGTGGGCCGGTGAGGCGGGTGTCGGTGTCGTCGACGCCGGCGGCGGCTCGGAACACGGCGATTTCTGCGGCCAGAGCGGGGTTGGCCGTGACCAGGGGCTGTGCCCAGCTCGGCGCGGTGTCGGGGGTCCAGGCGCGGGCTTGTTCGCGGATCTGCGCGGCCAGCTCCTCGACAAGGCTTTCTCGGCGACGCAGGTAGTCGCCCCACTGCGGGTCGCCGGCCAGGGCGGCGGGGATGGCGGGCAGCCAGCGCAGCGGCCCGCAGTCGCGGCCGGCGGAACCGGTGGGGTCGATGCGGTAGTCCAGCACCGCGGCCGGGTCGGCGGCATCGTCGAGGCCGCCTCGAGCGCGGGCGGCGGTCAACAGTTGGCCGGGATCGGCACCGGAGAGCGCCCGGATGGTCAGGCGACGACGCAGCACGGGCCACGCTGCGCAGGTACTGAGATCGGTATGCACTGATTCAGCGAGGGCGTCGAGACGGTCGCGGGCACCCGCGCCGAGCTGGTGCTCGGCCGCAGCGCCGAGGGCGTCGGTGAACATGTCTGCGGCCGCGGTCAGTCTGCGGGTCGGGTCGGCGGCTTGGCGGGCGGCGGTGGTGGCCGAGACCTGGCCGCCGTCGCGGGCCACGATCCGGGACAGGACGTCCACGGCGGTGTCGGGGTGGGTGGCCTTGGGGGCCAGGATGCGGTGCGGGTCGGTTTCGGCGGTCGAGAGGTAGAGGTGGTTTTCGGCGCGGCCGCGGGTGAGGGCGACGTAGAGCTGTTGGCGGGTCAGGTGCTCAGCACCCACCACGTGGCAGCTGTGCCCGGCGGTGGAGCCCTGGGCGCCGTTGATGGTGGCGGCGTAGCCGAGGGTGACGTGTTCGGTCACGTAGTCGGCCGGCAGGGTGATCTCACGCCCGGTGCCGCGATGACGAGCCCGTAGCGCCCCGTCGCGGGCGACGTCGAGGATTTCGAAGGTGTAGCCGTTGCGGACGTAATCAGTGCCCGACAGGGGCAGCCAGCGGGCGTTACGGCGGGTGCGGATGACGTCGCCGACGCTGGCACGGAGTTGGTCCGCAAGCACGGTTTCACGACCCGGGCCCCAGTTCGGGTCAGCCTCGATGAGGGCGGCCAGACGTGCGGTGCGGGCGCGGGCGTTGAGGTCGTCGACGATCGCGTTGGTGGGCCCCAGGAGCAGGCTGTCGCGCCCGGCGTTGCGGTCGGCCAGCCACGCCGAAAACGCGGTGTCCGCGGCGGTCTGCTCGGCGCCGACGTGAATGCGCCCGGAGTCGATGTAGAAGCCGATCCCGGCCGGATCGCCGCCACGCAGCGCCAGCGACGCCGCGGCCTCGGAGCGGGAGTGAAACCGGACCACTTCCGACAGTGACAGTGCCTCGGTCTCGGTGGCGATGTCGCGCAGCACCCCGCCGGCCGAAATCGACGCCAACTGGCAGTCATCAGCAACCAGCCGCACACTCGCGCCCTTGCCCTGCGCGTCAGCAATCATCGCGTCCAGACCCGCGGTCGACGCCATGCCGGCCTCATCAACGATGATCAACGTGTCCGGTCCGATGTCGTTGAACCACTGCGGTGTTCCGAACGTCGCAGCGTTGTCCGGATCAGCGCAGTGGACGTACTTGTCGAGGGTGTCGGTGGTCGCGCCCAAATCCTCCCCGAGCACGATCGCCGCTGCCGCGGTCGGGGCCAATCCGAGGACATGTCCACCAGAGCTGCGCCACGCATGCGCCAGCGCGGCCATGGCCGTGGTCTTGCCCGCCCCGGCGGGCGCCAGCGCCAATGCGACGCGACGTCCGCTGGTGGCCATCTGCTCGACGAGCGCGGCCTGACCGGGGTTAAGTGGCTTGCCGCGGGCGGCCGAACCGGCCAGCGCGATATCGACCTCGGAGGTGGTGGCGACGCGGCCGTCGCAGCGTGCGACAGCGGCCAGGATGCGCTGCTCTGCGGCGAGAACTTCGCGGCTGGTGTAGGTCGCCACGCCGTGGCGGCTGTAGACGCTTGAACCGTCGCGGCGACGCAATGCGACAGGCTCACCCAACTCGTCGTCCTCGCCACGGGCGTGAGGCACCGAGAACGCCTCAGAAAGTGCGGTGCCGGTGAGCCGTTCGACAAGCTGCGACACGTGTGCGACACCCTCGCTCCGCACGACCCGAAGGGCTTCGGCGCGCACGTGGTGGGCCTGCCAGGTCGCGCGCGATTCGGACACGGTGGCGATCATTGCGACAGCACGCGACGCCACCCATTCCGCGGTGATTTCCGGTGCCTTCTGGACGCGCCGGGGGCCCAAAACTGTGGCCAGCATGCGTTCCAATCCATCGTGGCCGAGCACCTCGATAGCTTGGTTGCGCCAGGTGGCGCGCTGCTCTGCGAAAGAGCGCGGTTCGTGCTTGGCTTCGCGCGATTCCAGCGTCGCTTGTTGAGCCAATGCGAGGGATTCGATGGTGGTGGGTTCGCGGCCGTGATTGTGCTGGAACTGCTTGGCCAGCTCGGCGGTGCGGGCCTTGATCG
The sequence above is drawn from the Mycolicibacterium neoaurum VKM Ac-1815D genome and encodes:
- the mobF gene encoding MobF family relaxase gives rise to the protein MSMHKLTAGDGYLYLVRQVAAADSTERGRSSLADYYSAKGESPGRWMGRGLAALADTGAREVSGEVRQQVWAVEGGSVVTEEQMKALFGLGWHPNADKIFAHLSPRLRAQPATAAAQLGRKYPVREEPSSEFTRRVGKAFRAHNIGAGLAGNATIDDDVRAGIRTQVAREMFAEQFGRDPADERELSGFVARATRARTTAVAGYDLTFSPVKSISALWAIAPREIAEQIEAAHEAAVADVLEWLQDNAAFTRTGTNGVAQVDTEGLIAAVFTHRDSRAGDPDLHTHVAIANKVSYLDQNGVRRWLALDGQPLHRLIVAASEMYNTRMEVHTIDRLGVDFAEASRGRGKRPVREIVGMSAELMMRWSSRGIAIKARTAELAKQFQHNHGREPTTIESLALAQQATLESREAKHEPRSFAEQRATWRNQAIEVLGHDGLERMLATVLGPRRVQKAPEITAEWVASRAVAMIATVSESRATWQAHHVRAEALRVVRSEGVAHVSQLVERLTGTALSEAFSVPHARGEDDELGEPVALRRRDGSSVYSRHGVATYTSREVLAAEQRILAAVARCDGRVATTSEVDIALAGSAARGKPLNPGQAALVEQMATSGRRVALALAPAGAGKTTAMAALAHAWRSSGGHVLGLAPTAAAAIVLGEDLGATTDTLDKYVHCADPDNAATFGTPQWFNDIGPDTLIIVDEAGMASTAGLDAMIADAQGKGASVRLVADDCQLASISAGGVLRDIATETEALSLSEVVRFHSRSEAAASLALRGGDPAGIGFYIDSGRIHVGAEQTAADTAFSAWLADRNAGRDSLLLGPTNAIVDDLNARARTARLAALIEADPNWGPGRETVLADQLRASVGDVIRTRRNARWLPLSGTDYVRNGYTFEILDVARDGALRARHRGTGREITLPADYVTEHVTLGYAATINGAQGSTAGHSCHVVGAEHLTRQQLYVALTRGRAENHLYLSTAETDPHRILAPKATHPDTAVDVLSRIVARDGGQVSATTAARQAADPTRRLTAAADMFTDALGAAAEHQLGAGARDRLDALAESVHTDLSTCAAWPVLRRRLTIRALSGADPGQLLTAARARGGLDDAADPAAVLDYRIDPTGSAGRDCGPLRWLPAIPAALAGDPQWGDYLRRRESLVEELAAQIREQARAWTPDTAPSWAQPLVTANPALAAEIAVFRAAAGVDDTDTRLTGPPQYPVATRAIQDLLQRHGTDAIERDGADPARLNDLLDNIDPRIRTDAYWPTLAAHLTRAARTNDIRDALTVAARQGPLPDEMPAAALWWRLADALSRTAALPDRHVVDHATTQDEGVHASMHATERALVEVLAAAWRNADPLAMARPHTDPAAVALSVPYVVATVAAERYTPDLAEAIHTAATAANRHHVRVTATPQPDRLSLNHLAEQITIHEPTRRGPVIVVEDAAAADPDALAAVATALVPAHGRLLLIDNGQPGSARRLLDGLTLPWAENTRPATDIDNPRLAAAADEHRAIAARSWRTLTTGPTRDRGRDRGHGLDID